The Ornithodoros turicata isolate Travis chromosome 9, ASM3712646v1, whole genome shotgun sequence genome includes a region encoding these proteins:
- the LOC135368040 gene encoding uncharacterized protein LOC135368040, giving the protein MASEKYIIGVCETLDWRPVEFVDLPPTQSCSLCNVVPGKTYVLQCSHALCEICYDGLLKSGRSCPLDNECFDESCVQMLKVDRRYVETQIILCMNTKYGCGFVGTVEEMKHHFLKECNFQAVTCKLCNAKVLRRQIVNHYTQRCQRRNSLPGEDYLHGDLVEFQKETLASVRKNGEKMTSTEQQLKRILEKQEHLDTTLSHVGREFHEQVRISDEAVNRTLETSLGDVNTNLSKILEKQDCAAAELSNVARQFHYQHEEQAKVYSEVTKTGILLEKLLQDTHKNFSAITEKVINFSSDNGRTKECVESNSNDVSRCLQCVRDTIADVSCMLARLDDGHENLESIKRDLHVLLQHSEEAMKFINMDTEANEMKPMARVVLDINQKMKSMEEATSSLHLVWLSESNEVSRQIQGFSEFRKEGEEKIAFRRSDGFVFCGYSVMLQVEIDKRDGVLYLGLYLRICRGWRDSLLKWPFSIPYSVILFHPADKMKNIEYSVKDFSAPHKDERNIFFRPTTSFNHGWGPWKLCKVKDMEGGGFIIDDSFCVGVKVCQTP; this is encoded by the coding sequence ATGGCGTCCGAAAAATACATCATTGGAGTGTGCGAAACGCTGGATTGGCGACCCGTGGAATTTGTAGACCTGCCTCCGACTCAGTCTTGCAGTTTATGCAACGTTGTTCCGGGTAAGACGTACGTTCTACAATGTTCCCACGCACTATGCGAAATCTGCTACGATGGTCTACTCAAAAGTGGTCGAAGTTGTCCTCTGGACAACGAATGCTTCGACGAAAGTTGTGTACAAATGTTAAAGGTTGACAGACGTTACGTTGAAACGCAGATAATATTGTGCATGAATACCAAGTATGGGTGTGGTTTCGTTGGAACGGTAGAAGAAATGAAGCATCACTTCCTGAAAGAGTGCAATTTCCAAGCTGTCACGTGCAAGCTTTGCAATGCCAAGGTGCTTCGTCGGCAGATTGTCAACCATTACACCCAACGCTGCCAACGCAGGAACTCTTTGCCTGGTGAGGATTATCTCCATGGTGATCTTGTCGAGTTCCAGAAGGAGACGTTGGCCTCGGTAAGAAAAAACGGAGAGAAGATGACTTCAACGGAACAGCAGCTGAAGAGAATTCTCGAGAAGCAGGAACACTTAGACACTACACTGAGCCACGTTGGAAGGGAGTTCCATGAGCAAGTGCGAATCTCCGACGAGGCTGTGAACAGGACACTGGAAACGTCGTTGGGAGATGTGAACACGAACTTGTCGAAAATTCTCGAGAAACAAGATTGTGCAGCTGCTGAGCTGAGCAATGTCGCCAGACAGTTTCATTACCAGCACGAGGAACAGGCAAAAGTTTACAGTGAGGTTACGAAGACAGGCATTCTACTAGAAAAACTGCTGCAAGATACTCACAAGAACTTTTCTgcaatcactgaaaaggttatcaACTTCTCCTCGGATAATGGAAGAACAAAGGAATGCGTAGAGTCGAATTCAAATGATGTGTCTCGATGTCTTCAGTGCGTTAGAGATACCATAGCCGATGTGTCCTGTATGTTGGCTCGGCTAGACGACGGTCACGAAAACCTGGAGAGCATAAAACGAGACCTACATGTGTTACTGCAGCATTCAGAGGAGGCGATGAAGTTTATCAACATGGATACGGAAGCGAATGAAATGAAACCAATGGCGAGGGTAGTTCTCGACATCAACCAGAAAATGAAATCTATGGAAGAAGCTACGAGTAGTCTACATCTTGTCTGGTTGTCTGAGTCTAACGAAGTTTCCCGTCAGATACAAGGATTTTCAGAGTTTCGaaaggaaggagaagaaaagatTGCCTTTCGTCGTTCTGATGGTTTCGTTTTCTGTGGATACTCTGTGATGTTACAAGTAGAAATCGACAAACGAGATGGCGTCCTTTACCTCGGTTTGTATTTGCGCATTTGTCGGGGCTGGAGGGATTCTCTTTTGAAGTGGCCATTCTCCATTCCTTACAGCGTTATATTGTTTCATCCAGCGGACAAGATGAAGAATATTGAATACTCTGTAAAAGACTTTAGTGCTCCCCACAAGGATGAGCGTAATATTTTCTTCAGGCCAACTACATCTTTTAACCATGGATGGGGTCCATGGAAACTTTGCAAAGTGAAAGACATGGAAGGTGGCGGATTTATAATTGATGATTCATTCTGCGTTGGTGTCAAAGTTTGTCAAACACCGTAA